A single window of Mycolicibacterium aurum DNA harbors:
- the bla gene encoding class A beta-lactamase codes for MTELSRRHVLLGGLSLVAVTACSPQTVLADPAQPLPAIDERIAALGRRHNAQIGLYAVDLNTQNSLSYRDTERLAMCSTFKAYAAAAILQRAQRGQLTLNDPVAIEAGDIRPHSPVTEPRVGTTMTVAELCQAAVQQSDNAAANGLLGVLGGPQAITEFARSIGDDQTRLDRWEIELNTAIPGDPRDTSTPRALGSGYRAVLTGDVLAPAGRQQLVDWMLANQTSSMRAGLPAGYTSADKTGSGDYGTTNDVGVVYGPAGQRVLLAIMTRSATDDPDAPSLRPLIGEVASLVLAELDQPQ; via the coding sequence ATGACAGAACTATCCCGTAGGCACGTACTGCTCGGTGGACTGTCGCTGGTCGCGGTGACCGCGTGTTCGCCACAGACCGTGCTGGCTGATCCCGCGCAACCACTACCCGCCATCGACGAGCGCATCGCAGCGCTGGGGCGTCGGCACAATGCCCAGATCGGGCTGTACGCAGTCGATCTGAACACGCAGAACAGCCTTAGCTACCGCGACACCGAACGCTTGGCGATGTGCTCGACCTTCAAGGCGTACGCCGCCGCGGCGATCCTGCAACGAGCGCAACGTGGCCAGCTGACACTCAACGACCCGGTCGCCATCGAGGCCGGAGACATTCGGCCCCATTCTCCGGTGACGGAGCCGCGGGTGGGTACGACGATGACCGTGGCCGAGCTGTGCCAGGCCGCGGTGCAGCAGAGCGACAACGCTGCCGCGAACGGGCTACTGGGCGTGTTGGGCGGTCCGCAGGCGATCACCGAGTTCGCGCGCAGCATCGGAGACGACCAAACCCGGCTGGACCGTTGGGAAATCGAACTGAACACCGCGATTCCCGGTGACCCGCGGGACACCAGTACGCCGCGTGCACTGGGCAGCGGATATCGCGCGGTGCTCACCGGCGATGTGCTGGCGCCCGCCGGCCGTCAGCAGCTGGTGGACTGGATGCTGGCCAACCAGACGTCGAGTATGCGGGCCGGGCTGCCCGCGGGCTATACGAGCGCGGACAAGACCGGCAGCGGAGACTACGGGACGACCAATGACGTCGGAGTCGTCTACGGTCCCGCCGGTCAGCGGGTGCTCCTGGCGATCATGACGAGGTCGGCCACCGACGATCCGGACGCGCCCAGCCTGCGCCCCCTGATCGGTGAAGTGGCCTCGCTGGTGCTGGCGGAGCTAGACCAGCCGCAGTGA
- a CDS encoding 13E12 repeat family protein — MDGVSEAVATIGEQLAVLSKACDELSHRELISLLAQVNAVVRAVPALEYRVLARLTGETEPCRLGEKTWPAVLTTALRITSAEAKRRIARAKVLGPRRSFTGEPLPPLWESTAATQARGELDVEHLEVIERFHKALPSWVDVDTRAAADAQLAELAAGLDPDNLDAAARRLLACIDQDGPPPQERERAQAAKRGVRVGPQQPDGTAAISGWMTAEALAIWDAIFAKEAAPGHNNADSPQGPDTRTAAQRHHDAFLAIGRRVLESGDLGTHNGLPVTVIVSTTLQELEKGAGVAVTGGGSLLPMPDLIRMAAPAHHYLYIYDQHTGQSLYLARTKRLASAAQRIVLHARDRGCTRPGCTAPGYWCQAHRENGASLVAAA; from the coding sequence ATGGATGGGGTGTCGGAGGCGGTCGCGACCATCGGCGAGCAGCTCGCGGTGCTGTCGAAGGCCTGCGACGAGCTGTCCCACCGCGAACTGATCAGCCTGCTGGCACAGGTGAACGCGGTGGTGCGTGCGGTGCCCGCGTTGGAGTACCGGGTGTTGGCGCGCCTGACCGGGGAGACCGAGCCGTGCCGGTTGGGCGAGAAAACCTGGCCCGCGGTCCTGACGACAGCGCTGCGGATCACCAGCGCCGAGGCCAAACGCCGCATTGCCCGAGCGAAAGTGTTGGGCCCACGCCGGAGCTTCACCGGCGAGCCGTTGCCGCCGCTGTGGGAATCCACTGCTGCCACCCAAGCCCGCGGGGAACTCGATGTCGAGCATCTTGAGGTCATCGAGCGCTTCCACAAAGCGTTGCCCTCCTGGGTCGATGTCGACACCCGCGCCGCGGCCGATGCTCAGCTGGCTGAGCTTGCGGCAGGGCTGGATCCCGACAACCTCGATGCCGCCGCGCGACGGTTGCTGGCGTGTATCGATCAGGACGGACCGCCACCCCAGGAGCGCGAACGTGCCCAGGCCGCCAAGCGTGGTGTGCGAGTCGGGCCACAGCAGCCCGACGGAACCGCCGCCATCTCGGGCTGGATGACCGCCGAAGCCCTGGCCATCTGGGACGCGATCTTCGCCAAAGAAGCCGCCCCCGGCCACAACAACGCCGACAGCCCGCAGGGCCCCGACACCCGCACCGCGGCCCAACGCCACCACGACGCCTTCCTCGCGATCGGGCGCCGAGTGCTGGAATCCGGAGACCTCGGCACCCACAACGGCCTCCCCGTCACCGTCATCGTGTCCACCACCCTGCAGGAGCTGGAAAAAGGCGCCGGGGTCGCGGTCACCGGCGGCGGCTCGCTACTGCCGATGCCCGACCTGATCCGGATGGCCGCCCCGGCCCATCACTACCTCTACATCTACGACCAACACACCGGCCAATCGTTGTATCTGGCCCGGACGAAACGGCTCGCCAGTGCGGCGCAGCGCATCGTGCTGCACGCCCGCGACCGCGGCTGCACCCGCCCCGGCTGCACCGCACCCGGCTACTGGTGTCAAGCCCACAGAGAGAATGGGGCGTCACTCGTTGCGGCGGCCTGA
- a CDS encoding DUF4334 domain-containing protein: MFALTDTLPTVPTTTAEALELFDSCPAVEPDFMIGTWHGAELPTGHPLDGMLEASGWWGKRFRDSESVDPLLFPTGDGTALWALNPALAFAGLGVATKVPGLKSRRFTGAIAALKPVLNARGPKARLRTTRFRGVDTATMIYDQLPINDVFRQIDDATVLGAMDLRGIKAPYFFALQRDNSLRLV, translated from the coding sequence ATGTTTGCCCTCACTGACACGCTCCCGACCGTGCCGACCACCACAGCCGAAGCCTTGGAGTTGTTCGATTCCTGCCCGGCTGTCGAGCCGGATTTCATGATCGGCACCTGGCACGGGGCGGAACTCCCCACCGGCCACCCTCTCGACGGCATGCTGGAAGCCAGCGGCTGGTGGGGCAAGCGTTTCCGCGACAGCGAGTCGGTGGACCCGCTGCTCTTCCCGACCGGTGACGGCACCGCGCTGTGGGCGCTCAACCCAGCGCTCGCTTTCGCGGGGCTCGGCGTGGCCACGAAGGTCCCGGGCCTCAAGAGCCGGCGGTTCACCGGCGCCATCGCAGCGCTCAAGCCCGTGCTCAACGCGCGCGGACCCAAAGCCCGGCTGCGCACCACCCGCTTCCGTGGCGTGGACACCGCGACGATGATCTACGACCAGCTGCCGATCAACGACGTGTTCCGTCAGATCGACGATGCCACCGTGCTCGGCGCGATGGACCTGCGCGGCATCAAGGCGCCGTACTTCTTTGCGCTGCAACGCGACAACTCACTGCGGCTGGTCTAG
- a CDS encoding flavodoxin family protein, which translates to MSKRLLIVHHTPSPHCHEMFDAVVSGATDPDITGVEVLRRPALTVSPVEMLEADGYLLGSPVNLGYVSGALKHAFDQSYYQLLDATKGRPFGVWLHGNEGTEGAQRALAGITGGLGWEPVAQTVIVSGKPTKDDLESCWNLGATVAAQLME; encoded by the coding sequence ATGAGCAAGCGTCTGCTCATCGTGCACCACACCCCGTCCCCGCACTGTCATGAGATGTTCGACGCGGTGGTGTCCGGCGCCACCGACCCTGACATCACCGGGGTCGAGGTGCTGCGGCGGCCGGCGCTCACCGTGTCCCCGGTCGAGATGCTGGAGGCCGATGGCTATCTTCTCGGTTCGCCCGTGAACCTGGGGTATGTCAGCGGGGCCCTCAAGCACGCGTTCGATCAGAGCTACTACCAACTGCTGGACGCGACGAAGGGAAGGCCCTTCGGCGTCTGGCTGCATGGCAACGAGGGCACCGAGGGGGCTCAACGCGCACTCGCCGGAATCACCGGTGGTCTCGGGTGGGAACCGGTCGCCCAGACCGTCATCGTGTCCGGTAAACCGACCAAGGACGACCTGGAATCGTGCTGGAATCTCGGTGCGACGGTCGCCGCGCAGTTGATGGAATGA
- a CDS encoding IS110 family RNA-guided transposase — protein sequence MTTQADLRQIVAGVDTHKQTHHAAVLDANTGRLLADNEFPATAAGYRQLASWVDTYGSLIKAGLEGTGSYGAGLQRHLQSQGVTVIEVSRPNRQERRKRGKSDPIDAINAARAVLSESAATTPKFRDGYVEAVRQIRTTRRGAVKARRSALNQLHGLLWGAPEELRAKLSGYDRAALVTRCARLRTPTGAALDDPSITVRRMLRRIAKRIQMLDEEIADANQELDGLLTVHTPNLLAVTGVGTEAAGQILTTAGQNLNRIKSEASLARLCGVAPIPASSGNTTRHRLHRGGDRDANSSIHLVVISRLRWHQPTKDYLDRRTREGKTKKEIIRCLKRAVVRELYRALQADLNPQRQLLDAA from the coding sequence ATGACAACTCAAGCAGATCTGCGCCAGATCGTGGCTGGAGTCGACACCCATAAACAGACCCATCACGCCGCTGTGCTTGACGCCAACACCGGACGACTGCTCGCAGACAACGAGTTCCCCGCCACGGCAGCCGGCTATCGACAATTGGCATCGTGGGTTGATACCTACGGCTCTCTGATCAAGGCCGGATTGGAAGGAACCGGCTCCTACGGCGCCGGCCTGCAGCGCCATCTCCAGTCCCAGGGCGTCACGGTGATCGAGGTGTCACGACCAAACCGTCAGGAACGCCGCAAGCGGGGAAAGTCTGATCCGATCGACGCCATCAACGCCGCGCGAGCAGTGCTGAGTGAATCAGCGGCCACGACCCCCAAGTTCCGCGACGGCTACGTCGAAGCCGTGCGCCAGATCCGCACGACGCGCCGCGGCGCCGTCAAAGCGCGCAGGTCGGCATTGAATCAACTGCACGGGCTGTTGTGGGGCGCCCCCGAGGAGCTGCGCGCCAAACTGTCCGGCTACGACCGAGCAGCTCTGGTAACCCGCTGCGCACGGCTACGCACCCCCACAGGTGCCGCGCTCGACGATCCCTCAATCACCGTGCGCCGGATGCTACGTCGCATAGCTAAGCGCATCCAAATGCTCGACGAGGAGATCGCCGATGCCAACCAAGAACTTGATGGCCTACTCACCGTGCACACGCCAAACCTGTTAGCAGTAACCGGTGTTGGAACCGAGGCTGCGGGCCAAATCCTCACCACGGCCGGCCAGAATCTCAACCGCATCAAGTCTGAAGCATCACTGGCCCGACTGTGCGGAGTCGCTCCCATCCCCGCCAGCAGCGGCAACACCACACGGCATCGACTCCACCGCGGCGGAGACCGCGACGCCAACAGTTCCATCCACCTCGTCGTCATCTCCAGACTGCGCTGGCACCAACCCACCAAGGACTATCTCGACCGCCGAACACGCGAAGGTAAAACCAAGAAAGAGATCATTCGCTGCCTTAAACGCGCAGTCGTCCGCGAGCTCTACCGAGCACTTCAAGCAGACCTCAACCCACAACGACAGCTACTTGACGCTGCATAG
- the dapB gene encoding 4-hydroxy-tetrahydrodipicolinate reductase has product MRVGVLGAKGKVGATMVDGVEAADDLTFTIGIDAGDALSALVDTKTDVVIDFTHPSVVMDNLKFLIDNGIHAVVGTTGFTDERLAQVEDWLAASPGVSVLIAPNFAIGAVLSMHFAQRAAKYFESVEVIELHHPHKADAPSGTAARTAKLIAEARKGMPPNPDATSTGLEGARGADVDGIPVHSIRLAGLVAHQEVLFGTQGETLTIRHDSIDRSSFVPGVLLAVRKIGEHPGLTVGIEPLLDLT; this is encoded by the coding sequence ATGCGAGTCGGAGTGCTGGGCGCGAAGGGCAAAGTGGGCGCAACAATGGTCGACGGCGTGGAAGCCGCCGACGACCTCACCTTCACCATCGGCATCGACGCTGGGGATGCGTTGTCGGCCCTCGTCGACACGAAGACCGACGTCGTCATCGACTTCACCCATCCCAGCGTCGTCATGGACAACCTGAAGTTCCTGATCGACAACGGGATTCACGCGGTCGTCGGAACCACAGGATTCACCGACGAGCGGCTGGCCCAAGTCGAGGACTGGCTCGCCGCCTCGCCCGGGGTGTCGGTGCTCATTGCCCCGAACTTCGCCATCGGCGCGGTGCTGTCCATGCATTTCGCACAGCGGGCGGCCAAGTACTTTGAGTCCGTCGAGGTCATCGAACTGCACCATCCGCACAAGGCGGACGCTCCGTCGGGCACCGCGGCACGCACGGCGAAACTCATCGCCGAGGCGCGAAAAGGCATGCCGCCCAACCCTGATGCGACGAGCACCGGCCTGGAGGGCGCCCGGGGCGCGGATGTCGACGGCATCCCGGTGCATTCGATCCGGCTGGCCGGTCTGGTCGCACATCAGGAAGTCCTCTTCGGAACTCAGGGCGAGACGCTGACCATCCGCCACGACAGCATCGATCGCAGCTCCTTCGTGCCCGGCGTGCTGCTCGCAGTCCGCAAGATCGGCGAGCACCCGGGACTCACGGTCGGCATCGAACCGCTGCTCGACCTGACATGA
- a CDS encoding YchJ family protein, producing MRSGDCPCGSGDEFGVCCLPLHLGAAQAQTAEQLMRSRYSAFAVGDADYLWRTWHPRTRPESVDIDPQVQWTGLEIVRCVGGLDGDAEGDVEFRALYRESQRTGTLHELSRFAVRARRWLYVDGEVS from the coding sequence GTGCGATCAGGAGACTGCCCGTGCGGCAGCGGTGACGAGTTCGGTGTCTGCTGCCTGCCGCTTCACCTCGGCGCGGCGCAGGCGCAGACCGCCGAACAGCTCATGAGGTCGCGCTACAGCGCCTTCGCGGTCGGTGATGCCGACTACCTGTGGCGGACCTGGCATCCCCGGACACGCCCGGAGAGCGTCGACATCGATCCGCAGGTGCAGTGGACCGGTCTGGAGATCGTCCGGTGCGTCGGGGGCCTCGACGGCGACGCGGAGGGTGACGTCGAATTCCGGGCGCTTTACCGCGAGAGCCAACGAACCGGGACGCTGCATGAGCTGTCCCGGTTCGCTGTGCGAGCCCGTCGGTGGTTGTACGTCGACGGGGAGGTGTCGTAG
- a CDS encoding HTH-type transcriptional regulator AldR, producing MTEQVTNSGGVAAARPKDVRPAIDDVDRRILTALHDDARMSNSALAELVGIAPSTCHGRVRRLQDLGVIRGFYADIDPAAIGLNLQAMISVNLQFNARGKIRNFIQTIRRKPQVMDVYFLAGADDFILHVAARDTDDLRSFVVENLNADADVAGTQTSLIFEHLRGASPL from the coding sequence ATGACGGAACAAGTGACGAACTCCGGGGGAGTGGCAGCTGCGCGCCCGAAGGATGTTCGGCCGGCCATCGACGACGTCGATCGCCGCATCCTGACCGCGCTGCACGACGACGCCCGGATGTCCAACAGCGCTCTTGCCGAATTGGTCGGTATCGCACCGTCGACCTGCCACGGCCGAGTGCGGCGTCTGCAGGACCTCGGCGTCATCCGCGGGTTCTACGCCGATATCGATCCGGCGGCGATCGGGCTGAACCTGCAGGCGATGATCTCGGTCAACCTGCAGTTCAATGCGCGCGGCAAGATCCGCAACTTCATCCAGACCATCCGCCGCAAGCCTCAGGTGATGGACGTCTATTTCCTCGCCGGCGCCGACGACTTCATCCTCCACGTGGCGGCGCGGGACACCGACGACCTGCGCTCGTTCGTGGTGGAGAACCTCAACGCCGACGCGGATGTCGCCGGTACGCAGACCTCACTGATCTTCGAGCATCTGCGCGGCGCCTCGCCGCTCTAG
- the ald gene encoding alanine dehydrogenase, whose protein sequence is MRVGIPTEIKNNEFRVAITPSGVAELVQRGHDVLIQSGAGEGSAIADADFKRAGAQMVNSADEVWAEAELLLKVKEPIEAEYSRMRKGQTLFTYLHLAASKPCTDALMESGTTSIAYETVQTADGALPLLAPMSEVAGRLSAQVGAYHLMRSHGGRGVLMGGVPGVAPAEVVVIGGGVAGYNAARIAKGMGAHVNVFDVNVNTLRKIDNEFNGSIETRYSSTLDLEDAVKEADLVIGAVLVPGAKAPKLVTNSTVAAMKSGAVLVDIAIDQGGCFEDSRPTTHDDPTFTVHDTVFYCVANMPGAVPRTSTYALTNATMPYVLKLAAKGWKAACQSDPALAKGLSTHEGALLSEQVATDLDLPFTDPAAVLA, encoded by the coding sequence ATGCGCGTCGGCATCCCGACCGAGATCAAGAACAACGAGTTCCGTGTTGCGATCACGCCGTCCGGCGTTGCCGAGTTGGTCCAACGCGGTCACGACGTGCTGATCCAGTCCGGGGCCGGCGAGGGATCCGCCATCGCCGATGCCGACTTCAAGCGCGCCGGCGCCCAGATGGTCAATTCCGCCGACGAGGTGTGGGCCGAAGCCGAGCTGCTGCTGAAGGTCAAGGAACCGATCGAGGCCGAGTACTCGCGGATGCGTAAGGGGCAGACGTTGTTCACGTACCTGCACCTGGCCGCCTCCAAGCCGTGCACCGACGCGCTGATGGAATCCGGCACCACCTCGATCGCTTACGAAACCGTGCAGACCGCCGACGGTGCGCTGCCACTGCTCGCGCCGATGAGCGAAGTCGCGGGACGTCTGTCGGCCCAGGTCGGCGCTTACCACCTGATGCGCAGCCACGGCGGTCGCGGCGTGTTGATGGGCGGTGTCCCCGGGGTCGCTCCGGCCGAGGTCGTCGTCATCGGCGGTGGTGTGGCCGGCTACAACGCCGCCCGCATCGCCAAGGGCATGGGTGCCCATGTCAACGTCTTCGACGTCAACGTGAACACGCTGCGCAAGATCGACAACGAGTTCAACGGCAGCATCGAGACCCGCTACTCGTCGACGCTCGACCTCGAAGACGCGGTCAAGGAAGCCGACCTGGTGATCGGTGCCGTGCTGGTGCCCGGCGCCAAGGCGCCCAAGCTCGTTACCAATTCGACTGTCGCAGCGATGAAGTCGGGCGCGGTGCTGGTCGACATCGCGATCGACCAGGGCGGCTGCTTCGAGGACTCCCGGCCCACCACGCACGACGACCCGACCTTCACCGTGCACGACACGGTCTTCTACTGCGTGGCCAACATGCCCGGCGCGGTGCCGAGGACGTCGACCTACGCGCTGACCAACGCCACCATGCCGTATGTGCTCAAGCTCGCCGCCAAGGGCTGGAAGGCCGCCTGCCAGAGCGACCCCGCGCTGGCGAAAGGCCTGTCCACGCACGAGGGTGCACTGCTGTCCGAGCAGGTGGCCACCGACCTCGACCTGCCGTTCACCGATCCGGCTGCCGTGCTGGCCTGA
- a CDS encoding polyribonucleotide nucleotidyltransferase, which produces MSATETEDGVFESTAVIDNGTFGTRTIRFETGRLAKQAAGAVVAYLDDDTMLLSATTASKQPKDHFDFFPLTIDVEERMYAAGRIPGSFFRREGRPSTDAILTCRLIDRPLRPTFISGLRNEIQVVVTILSLDPKDLYDVLAINAASASTQISGIPFSGPVGGVRVALIDGQWVAFPTVEQLENAVFDMVVAGRKTADDVAIMMVEAEATDKVIELIAGGAGAPTEAVVAEGLEAAKPFIAVLCDAQQALADAAAKPVADYPVFPDYQDDVFYAVSSVATDELSKALTIAGKEERDERTNEIKAEVLERLGETYAGREKEIGAAYRSLTKKLVRQRILTDHFRIDGRGVTDIRALSAEVAVIPRAHGSAIFERGETQIMGVTTLDMVKMAQQIDSLGPETSKRYMHHYNFPPYSTGETGRVGSPKRREIGHGALAERALMPVLPSVEEFPYAIRQVSEALSSNGSTSMGSVCASTLSLLNAGVPLKAPVAGIAMGLVSDDVEVDGKTERRFVTLTDILGAEDAFGDMDFKCAGTKDFVTALQLDTKLDGIPSQVLAGALSQAKDARITILEVMAEAIDEPDEMSPYAPRITTIKVPVDKIGEVIGPKGKMINSITEQTGASISIEDDGTVFVGASNGEAAQAAIDLINAIANPQLPKTGERFLGTVVKTTDFGAFVSLLPGRDGLVHISKLGRGKRINKVEDVAKVGDKLRVEIADIDNRGKISLILVADDESADTASDTPVETPAPVDAATANS; this is translated from the coding sequence ATGTCTGCAACTGAAACAGAAGACGGCGTATTCGAATCCACCGCCGTGATCGACAACGGGACCTTCGGTACCCGCACCATCCGCTTCGAGACCGGCCGCCTCGCCAAGCAGGCCGCCGGCGCCGTCGTCGCCTATCTGGACGACGACACCATGCTGCTGTCGGCCACCACCGCCAGCAAGCAGCCCAAAGACCATTTCGACTTCTTCCCTCTCACGATCGACGTGGAAGAGCGGATGTATGCCGCGGGTCGCATCCCCGGCTCGTTCTTCCGTCGTGAAGGACGCCCGTCCACCGACGCGATCCTGACCTGCCGGCTGATCGACCGGCCGCTGCGCCCGACGTTCATCTCGGGTCTTCGCAATGAGATCCAGGTCGTCGTCACCATCCTGAGCCTGGATCCCAAGGATCTGTACGACGTGTTGGCCATCAACGCGGCGTCCGCGTCCACCCAGATCTCCGGCATCCCGTTCTCCGGCCCCGTCGGCGGCGTGCGCGTCGCCCTCATCGACGGCCAGTGGGTCGCGTTCCCGACGGTCGAGCAGCTGGAGAACGCTGTGTTCGACATGGTCGTGGCCGGCCGTAAGACCGCCGACGACGTGGCGATCATGATGGTTGAGGCCGAGGCCACCGACAAGGTCATCGAGCTCATCGCCGGCGGCGCCGGCGCCCCGACCGAGGCCGTCGTTGCCGAAGGTCTGGAGGCCGCCAAGCCGTTCATCGCCGTCCTGTGCGACGCGCAGCAGGCGCTGGCCGACGCTGCGGCCAAGCCGGTCGCCGACTACCCGGTCTTCCCGGACTACCAGGACGACGTGTTCTACGCGGTGTCCTCGGTTGCCACCGACGAGCTCTCCAAGGCGCTGACGATCGCCGGCAAGGAAGAGCGCGACGAGCGCACCAACGAGATCAAGGCTGAGGTGCTCGAGCGTCTCGGCGAGACGTACGCCGGCCGCGAGAAGGAGATCGGCGCGGCGTACCGCTCGCTCACCAAGAAGCTGGTCCGGCAGCGCATCCTGACCGACCACTTCCGGATCGACGGCCGCGGTGTCACCGACATCCGGGCGCTGTCGGCCGAGGTGGCCGTCATCCCGCGCGCGCACGGCAGTGCGATCTTCGAGCGTGGCGAAACCCAGATCATGGGCGTCACCACGCTGGACATGGTCAAGATGGCGCAGCAGATCGACTCGCTGGGGCCTGAGACCAGCAAGCGCTACATGCACCACTACAACTTCCCGCCGTACTCGACCGGTGAGACCGGCCGCGTCGGTTCGCCCAAGCGCCGCGAGATCGGCCACGGCGCGCTGGCAGAGCGGGCCCTCATGCCCGTGCTGCCGAGCGTCGAGGAGTTCCCGTACGCCATCCGCCAGGTGTCGGAGGCGTTGAGCTCCAACGGATCGACGTCCATGGGCTCGGTGTGTGCGTCGACGCTGTCGCTGCTGAACGCCGGTGTGCCGCTGAAGGCTCCGGTCGCGGGTATCGCGATGGGCCTGGTGTCCGACGACGTCGAGGTGGACGGAAAGACCGAGCGTCGCTTCGTCACCCTGACCGACATCCTCGGCGCCGAAGACGCGTTCGGCGACATGGACTTCAAGTGCGCAGGCACCAAGGACTTCGTCACCGCGCTGCAGCTCGATACCAAGCTCGACGGCATCCCGTCGCAGGTGCTGGCCGGGGCGCTGTCCCAGGCCAAGGACGCCCGGATCACCATCCTCGAGGTGATGGCCGAGGCCATCGACGAGCCCGACGAGATGAGCCCGTACGCCCCGCGCATCACCACGATCAAGGTGCCGGTCGACAAGATCGGTGAGGTCATCGGGCCCAAGGGCAAGATGATCAACTCGATCACCGAGCAGACGGGCGCGTCGATCTCGATCGAGGACGACGGCACGGTGTTCGTCGGCGCGAGCAACGGCGAGGCGGCTCAGGCGGCGATCGATCTGATCAATGCCATCGCCAACCCGCAGTTGCCGAAGACGGGCGAGCGCTTCCTCGGAACCGTGGTCAAGACCACCGATTTCGGCGCGTTCGTGTCCCTGCTGCCCGGTCGCGACGGCCTGGTGCACATCTCCAAGCTGGGCCGCGGCAAGCGGATCAACAAGGTGGAGGATGTCGCGAAGGTGGGCGACAAGCTGCGCGTCGAGATCGCCGACATCGACAACCGCGGCAAGATCTCGCTGATCCTCGTTGCCGATGATGAGTCAGCCGACACTGCCTCCGATACACCCGTGGAGACGCCGGCTCCGGTTGATGCAGCGACCGCCAACAGCTAG
- a CDS encoding M16 family metallopeptidase, translated as MQRPPTASSRSLRRGKAGDDTAAQSVGVRRTDLPGGLRVVTEHIPHVHSASVGLWVNVGSRDEGRSVAGAAHFLEHLLFKATPTRTAVQIAQAVDAVGGELNAFTSREHTCYYAHVIDSDLALAVDLVADVVLRGRCYADDVELERDVVLEEIAMRDDDPEDTLGDVFLSAMFGDHPVGRPVIGSVESISSMTRAQLHSFHVRRYTPDRMVLAVAGNIDHDEVVRLAREHFGPRLVRGASPVPPRKGAGRVGGQPTLHVVRRDGEQTHLSLGVRTPGRHWDHRWALSVLNTALGGGLSSRLFQQIRETRGLAYSVYSTVDTFADSGALSIYAGCLPERFDQVVQVTTDVLAEVARDGITADECRIAKGSLRGGLVLGLEDSGSRMNRMGRSELNYGQHRSIADTLAKIDDVTLDEVNAVARQLLTRQFGAAVLGPVRGKRSLPRALQTISG; from the coding sequence ATGCAGCGACCGCCAACAGCTAGCTCCAGGTCGCTGCGCCGCGGTAAGGCCGGCGACGACACGGCTGCACAGTCGGTGGGGGTGCGGCGTACGGATCTGCCCGGTGGCCTGCGTGTGGTCACCGAGCACATCCCGCACGTGCACTCGGCCTCGGTCGGGTTGTGGGTGAACGTGGGATCCCGCGACGAGGGTCGCAGCGTGGCCGGTGCCGCGCACTTCCTTGAGCACCTGTTGTTCAAGGCGACCCCGACGCGAACCGCGGTGCAGATCGCCCAGGCGGTCGACGCCGTGGGTGGCGAGCTGAACGCGTTCACGTCCAGGGAGCACACCTGCTACTACGCGCACGTGATCGACTCGGATCTGGCCCTGGCCGTCGATCTCGTCGCCGACGTGGTGCTGCGGGGCCGGTGCTATGCCGACGATGTGGAACTCGAGCGCGACGTGGTGCTCGAAGAGATCGCCATGCGCGACGACGATCCCGAGGACACCCTCGGCGATGTGTTCCTGTCGGCGATGTTCGGCGACCATCCGGTGGGACGTCCGGTCATCGGCAGCGTGGAATCCATCTCGTCGATGACGAGGGCGCAGCTGCACTCTTTCCATGTGCGCCGCTACACACCGGATCGCATGGTGTTGGCGGTGGCGGGCAACATCGACCACGACGAAGTCGTCCGACTGGCCCGTGAACACTTTGGCCCGCGGCTGGTTCGCGGCGCGTCCCCGGTGCCGCCGCGCAAGGGCGCCGGACGGGTCGGCGGGCAGCCGACGCTGCACGTGGTCCGACGCGACGGCGAGCAGACCCATCTGTCGTTGGGAGTGCGCACGCCGGGGCGGCACTGGGATCATCGCTGGGCGTTGTCGGTGCTCAACACCGCGCTCGGCGGGGGTCTGAGTTCGCGCCTGTTCCAACAGATTCGGGAAACCCGGGGATTGGCGTACTCGGTGTACTCGACCGTCGACACCTTCGCCGACAGTGGCGCGCTGTCGATTTATGCCGGGTGCCTGCCGGAGCGCTTCGATCAGGTGGTCCAGGTGACGACCGATGTACTGGCCGAGGTGGCGCGCGACGGCATCACCGCGGACGAGTGCCGGATCGCCAAGGGGTCGCTGCGTGGTGGGCTGGTGCTCGGCCTGGAGGATTCCGGCTCCCGGATGAACCGGATGGGACGCAGCGAGCTCAATTACGGGCAGCACCGCAGCATCGCCGACACGCTGGCCAAGATCGATGATGTCACCCTCGACGAGGTCAATGCGGTGGCTCGTCAGCTGCTCACCCGGCAGTTCGGCGCCGCGGTGCTCGGGCCGGTGCGGGGCAAACGATCGCTGCCACGGGCCCTCCAAACGATCTCGGGTTGA